The proteins below are encoded in one region of Flavobacterium nackdongense:
- a CDS encoding M13 family metallopeptidase yields MKIHLKKQLIFVFPVLIGFTSISAQKTAVKQEPGINTSYMDKKTRPNDDFFRFVNGAWLDKTAIPADKTTWGSFNELREKTDKDALAILEEASKNPKYKSNTDQGKAINLYKTIMDTVGRNKQGISPLKPYLAKINAVKNTKDLEALMIEMDAIGGIGFFGVGIGPDAKNSNRNVINLGPGSVGLPDRDYYVSEDKDSKEKRDKYVLHVTKMLQLMGENPAQAKSDADKILALEIAMSKPRFDRVERRDRRKSYNPMTVADLQKLTPSIDWKNYMTKIGLTKADSLIVSQPKYMTALETIFKENKVEDWKAYMRWTLLNRSSSRLSTSIETANWEFYGKTLTGAVQQRPLKENALQVINGATGEALGKLYVEKKFPPEAKVKAEKMIKNVILAFENRINNLPWMSAETRVSAIAKLHKSQIKIGYPDKWKDFSALTLKSPEEGGTYFENAMQISRWRNKQDIDKLYQPVDKTEWGMSPQTVNAYYNPSYNEIVFPAAILQPPFYNYQADEAVNYGGIGAVIGHEISHGFDDSGSRYDADGNLKDWWTPEDQKQFAALTGALADQYSALQPLPGTFVDGKFTLGENIGDLGGINAAYDGLQIYLKENGNPGLIDGYTAEQRFFISWATVWRTKMRDEAIKNLVKTDPHSPGMYRAYVPLQNVDSFYKAFDIKEGDGMYIASEKRVKIW; encoded by the coding sequence ATGAAAATACATTTAAAAAAACAATTGATCTTTGTTTTTCCCGTACTTATCGGGTTTACGTCAATTAGCGCTCAAAAGACTGCGGTCAAACAAGAGCCGGGCATTAACACCTCTTATATGGATAAGAAAACAAGACCTAATGATGACTTTTTTAGATTTGTAAACGGTGCTTGGCTTGATAAAACCGCAATACCCGCAGACAAAACCACTTGGGGAAGTTTTAATGAGTTGCGTGAAAAAACAGATAAGGATGCGCTGGCAATTTTGGAAGAAGCCTCCAAAAATCCAAAATACAAATCCAATACCGACCAAGGCAAAGCCATAAATTTATACAAAACGATTATGGACACAGTGGGTCGAAATAAGCAAGGCATTTCGCCCTTGAAACCTTATTTGGCTAAAATAAATGCTGTAAAAAACACCAAGGATTTAGAAGCATTAATGATTGAAATGGATGCCATTGGTGGGATTGGTTTTTTCGGAGTGGGTATTGGCCCTGACGCAAAAAACAGTAACAGAAATGTCATCAATCTCGGGCCAGGAAGTGTAGGTTTGCCGGATCGTGATTATTACGTTTCGGAGGATAAGGATTCTAAAGAAAAGAGAGACAAATATGTGTTGCATGTAACAAAAATGCTTCAGTTGATGGGCGAGAATCCCGCTCAAGCAAAATCAGATGCCGATAAAATTTTGGCCTTAGAAATTGCGATGTCCAAACCAAGATTTGACAGAGTAGAAAGAAGAGATCGAAGAAAATCATACAATCCGATGACTGTTGCTGATTTGCAAAAATTGACACCTTCAATTGACTGGAAGAATTATATGACAAAAATAGGTTTGACCAAAGCAGATTCGCTAATTGTTTCGCAGCCTAAATATATGACTGCATTGGAAACCATTTTCAAAGAAAACAAAGTCGAAGATTGGAAAGCCTATATGCGTTGGACCTTGCTTAATAGATCGTCTAGTAGATTATCGACTTCAATTGAAACCGCCAATTGGGAGTTTTATGGTAAAACATTAACAGGTGCAGTGCAGCAACGACCACTAAAAGAGAATGCTTTACAAGTGATCAATGGGGCTACTGGTGAAGCACTAGGAAAATTATATGTGGAGAAAAAGTTTCCACCCGAAGCTAAAGTAAAAGCCGAGAAAATGATCAAGAATGTGATCCTTGCTTTTGAAAACCGCATCAATAATTTGCCTTGGATGTCGGCAGAAACTAGAGTAAGTGCCATCGCAAAATTACACAAATCGCAAATTAAAATTGGATATCCTGACAAGTGGAAAGATTTTTCGGCCTTAACTTTGAAAAGCCCTGAAGAAGGTGGAACTTATTTCGAAAATGCGATGCAAATTTCAAGATGGAGAAATAAACAAGATATCGACAAATTGTACCAACCAGTAGATAAAACAGAGTGGGGAATGTCACCACAAACGGTAAATGCCTATTACAATCCTTCGTATAATGAAATTGTTTTCCCTGCAGCAATCTTGCAACCTCCTTTTTATAATTACCAAGCCGATGAAGCTGTAAATTATGGAGGAATTGGTGCCGTGATTGGTCACGAAATCTCTCACGGATTCGATGATTCGGGGTCACGTTATGATGCCGACGGAAACCTAAAAGATTGGTGGACACCAGAAGATCAGAAACAATTTGCAGCTTTGACAGGAGCATTGGCTGATCAATACAGTGCTTTGCAGCCTTTGCCTGGGACTTTCGTTGATGGAAAATTTACTTTAGGCGAAAACATTGGAGATTTAGGAGGGATAAATGCTGCTTACGATGGTTTGCAAATTTATTTAAAAGAAAATGGCAACCCAGGATTGATAGACGGCTACACAGCTGAACAACGTTTCTTTATTTCTTGGGCCACTGTTTGGAGAACCAAAATGCGTGACGAAGCGATTAAGAATTTGGTTAAAACTGATCCACACTCTCCAGGAATGTATCGTGCCTACGTTCCTTTGCAGAACGTAGATTCCTTCTACAAAGCTTTCGACATTAAGGAAGGCGACGGAATGTACATCGCTTCAGAAAAACGAGTGAAAATCTGGTAA
- a CDS encoding SCO family protein: MGSFFYNYRKFFAALLVFSAITIALFYSALKPQKTLPIFNPSDVNPELVDSTVQFVSKYHTIADFSFTNQNGKIITQKDYEGKIYVADFFFTTCKSICPKMTTNLVDVQKAFLDNPKVKLLSFTVMPDIDSVSVLKEYAKINGVIDSKWNLVTGDKKAIYTMARKSYLAVKQGKPEEQYDMVHTENFVLVDSKKRVRGFYDGTNKEEIQKLIEDINWLVEDEK, encoded by the coding sequence ATGGGTTCCTTTTTCTACAATTATCGGAAATTCTTTGCTGCACTATTGGTGTTTTCTGCAATTACTATAGCATTGTTTTACAGCGCTTTGAAACCCCAAAAGACCCTGCCTATATTTAATCCCTCAGATGTAAACCCAGAATTGGTCGATTCTACGGTGCAATTCGTTAGCAAATACCACACGATTGCCGATTTTTCGTTTACAAATCAAAACGGAAAAATCATTACCCAGAAAGATTATGAAGGCAAAATATATGTAGCTGATTTTTTCTTCACGACTTGTAAATCCATCTGCCCCAAAATGACCACCAATTTGGTCGATGTGCAAAAGGCTTTTCTAGACAATCCAAAGGTAAAACTGCTGTCATTTACCGTAATGCCAGACATTGACAGCGTTTCAGTATTGAAAGAATATGCCAAAATAAACGGCGTAATTGATAGCAAATGGAACTTAGTTACAGGCGACAAAAAAGCGATTTATACCATGGCGCGAAAATCCTATTTGGCTGTAAAACAAGGCAAACCCGAAGAGCAATACGATATGGTTCACACCGAAAATTTTGTGTTGGTTGACTCCAAAAAAAGAGTTCGTGGTTTTTATGACGGAACGAATAAAGAAGAAATTCAAAAGCTAATCGAAGACATCAATTGGCTTGTGGAAGACGAGAAATAG
- a CDS encoding FeoA family protein, with translation MKTTIASLKKGEKAIIKDFDADIIPLKLLEMGCLPGNSVELLQIAPFGDPLYLDINGSHLAIRMETAREIEVECIKN, from the coding sequence TTGAAAACTACGATTGCCAGTTTAAAAAAAGGAGAAAAAGCCATCATCAAAGATTTTGATGCCGATATTATTCCGCTAAAATTATTAGAAATGGGCTGTTTGCCTGGCAACAGCGTCGAATTACTTCAAATTGCTCCTTTTGGCGATCCTTTGTATTTGGATATTAACGGTTCACATCTTGCCATCCGTATGGAAACTGCTCGCGAAATTGAAGTGGAATGTATTAAAAATTAA
- the feoB gene encoding ferrous iron transport protein B, whose protein sequence is MSKQNINVALIGNPNTGKTSVFNQLTGLNQQVGNYPGITVEKKVGFCKLSQNINANVIDLPGTYSLNASSADESVVIELLLNKKDKLFPDVIVVVSEVENLKRNLLLFTQIKDLEIPTILVINMIDRMELKGISLDIPFLEEQLKTKIVLVSSRKNIGIETLKALITTYKTITTAPCLNASSIDDEYFTSLRKTFPNQSLYKLWLVITQDVNFADLNRKTFENHSFTKTASELKKLQQKETIKRYQFINSILKIGHKVDTSTATDFRSQLDRVLTHKVWGYLIFFVVLFGIFQSIFVWSKIPMDFIDLTFATLSSVASENLPPGAFTNLIAQGIIPGIGGILMFIPQITFLFLFISILEESGYMSRVVFLMDKIMRRFGLSGKSVVPLISGTACAIPAIMATRNIENWKERLITILVTPFTTCSARLPVYAIIIGLVIPDEYLLGILNLQGLTLMFLYLLGFSMAILSAYILNKVLELNCKTFFVVEMPNYKLPMFKNVMITVVEKTKAFVFGAGKIILAISIILWFLASNGPTEQFRNAETIITSNEENKTLSSVEMENKVAAYKLENSYIGLMGKTLEPMISPLGYDWKIGVAIISSFAAREVFVGTLATIYSVGDSENEATIKSKMAAEVNPETGVKIFNFASGISLLLFYAFAMQCISTLAVTKKETNSWKWPLGQLIFMSTFAYLVALIAYQVLK, encoded by the coding sequence ATGAGCAAACAAAATATCAACGTCGCTTTAATTGGGAATCCAAATACGGGAAAAACTTCGGTTTTCAACCAGCTTACCGGTTTGAACCAACAAGTGGGCAATTATCCTGGAATTACAGTCGAAAAGAAAGTTGGTTTTTGCAAATTATCCCAAAATATCAATGCCAATGTCATTGATTTGCCCGGAACCTATAGTTTGAATGCCAGTTCAGCCGACGAAAGTGTGGTGATAGAACTTTTGCTCAACAAAAAGGACAAACTCTTCCCCGATGTGATTGTTGTGGTTTCGGAAGTCGAGAATTTGAAACGGAATTTATTGCTTTTTACCCAAATAAAAGATTTAGAAATTCCTACTATTCTTGTCATCAATATGATCGACCGAATGGAACTCAAAGGCATTTCGTTAGACATTCCTTTTCTCGAAGAACAACTCAAGACCAAAATTGTATTGGTTAGTTCTCGAAAAAACATTGGAATTGAAACTCTGAAAGCCTTAATAACTACTTACAAAACCATTACAACTGCACCTTGCTTGAATGCTTCCTCAATCGATGATGAGTATTTTACTTCCTTGCGAAAAACATTTCCCAATCAGTCCTTGTACAAACTTTGGTTGGTAATTACACAGGATGTTAATTTTGCCGATTTAAATAGAAAAACATTTGAAAATCATTCGTTTACCAAAACCGCTTCAGAATTAAAAAAACTGCAACAAAAAGAAACCATCAAGCGTTATCAGTTTATCAATAGCATATTGAAAATTGGTCATAAAGTAGATACCTCAACTGCTACAGATTTTAGAAGTCAACTCGACCGAGTGCTTACACATAAAGTTTGGGGCTATCTGATTTTCTTTGTGGTTTTATTTGGTATTTTTCAATCTATATTCGTTTGGTCTAAAATTCCAATGGATTTTATCGATTTGACTTTTGCCACATTAAGCAGCGTAGCGAGTGAAAATCTGCCTCCGGGAGCCTTTACCAATTTGATCGCGCAAGGAATTATCCCTGGAATTGGCGGCATTTTGATGTTTATTCCCCAAATTACTTTTCTGTTTTTGTTTATTTCAATTCTGGAAGAAAGTGGTTATATGAGTCGTGTGGTTTTTTTGATGGACAAAATTATGCGTCGATTTGGTCTTTCAGGCAAAAGTGTCGTGCCATTAATTTCAGGAACTGCCTGTGCAATCCCTGCCATAATGGCCACCCGAAATATCGAAAACTGGAAAGAGCGATTGATCACCATTTTGGTAACCCCCTTTACTACTTGTTCGGCTCGACTGCCTGTTTATGCCATCATTATTGGATTGGTCATTCCCGATGAATACCTCTTAGGCATATTGAATTTGCAGGGATTGACATTAATGTTCTTGTACCTACTCGGTTTTTCGATGGCTATTCTTTCAGCTTACATTCTCAATAAAGTGCTAGAGCTCAATTGCAAAACTTTCTTTGTGGTAGAAATGCCCAATTATAAGCTGCCAATGTTCAAAAACGTGATGATAACCGTTGTCGAAAAAACCAAAGCTTTTGTATTTGGAGCGGGAAAAATCATTTTGGCCATATCGATTATCTTATGGTTTTTGGCCTCGAATGGGCCAACTGAACAATTTAGAAATGCCGAAACGATTATCACCTCAAATGAGGAAAATAAAACGCTTTCATCAGTAGAAATGGAAAATAAAGTAGCTGCCTATAAACTAGAAAACTCCTATATTGGACTGATGGGAAAAACACTTGAACCAATGATTTCTCCTTTAGGCTATGATTGGAAAATTGGCGTAGCCATCATCAGTTCGTTTGCTGCAAGAGAGGTTTTTGTAGGCACTCTGGCCACTATTTATAGTGTTGGCGATAGCGAAAATGAGGCTACCATTAAAAGCAAAATGGCTGCGGAGGTCAATCCCGAGACAGGAGTCAAAATATTTAATTTTGCTTCTGGAATATCGTTATTGCTTTTTTATGCATTTGCCATGCAATGTATTAGCACACTGGCCGTTACTAAAAAAGAAACGAATAGTTGGAAATGGCCATTAGGACAATTAATTTTTATGAGTACTTTTGCATACTTGGTTGCCTTGATTGCTTATCAAGTTTTAAAATAA
- a CDS encoding PAS domain-containing protein, which produces MRNYDLASATYHSSLNLKCLPLTTWEFRKNAFYDAILFEKLQTNWSSKQDFLKQSEKENRELIVTDKNFKIVFVSKTISRISGYHKKEILGKSPAMFQGEETSEATKLKIKTAIKELKPFKEVVLNYRKNGDSYWCEIEAYPMFDKKGTFLNYIALEKIAS; this is translated from the coding sequence ATGAGAAACTATGACCTTGCATCTGCTACCTATCACAGTAGTTTAAACTTGAAATGTCTTCCCTTGACTACCTGGGAATTCCGGAAAAACGCTTTCTATGATGCCATTTTATTTGAAAAATTACAAACTAATTGGAGTTCAAAACAAGATTTTCTTAAGCAATCTGAAAAAGAAAATAGAGAACTTATAGTTACCGATAAAAATTTTAAAATTGTATTTGTATCTAAAACCATTTCTAGAATTAGCGGATACCACAAAAAAGAAATATTAGGAAAGTCTCCTGCTATGTTTCAAGGCGAGGAGACTTCTGAAGCCACCAAACTAAAAATAAAAACCGCAATAAAAGAGCTAAAACCTTTCAAAGAAGTGGTTTTAAATTATAGAAAAAACGGCGATTCTTATTGGTGCGAAATCGAGGCTTACCCCATGTTTGATAAAAAGGGTACATTCTTAAATTATATTGCTTTAGAAAAAATTGCCTCCTAA
- a CDS encoding metal-dependent transcriptional regulator: MTFSEENYLKAIYHLTSATDAEVSTNAIAEMMETKASSVTDMLRKLAEKDLVHYKKYQGVSLTDKGKLAAKMIVRKHRLWEVFLVEKLGFAWDEVHDIAEQLEHIKSEQLINKLDDFLGNPTEDPHGDPIPNAKGQILNIEKQLLSDLLENQIGVCVGVKDSSADFLKYLDKQAIALGSKIEILSKESFDLSTKIKVNETAEMTISNKVANNLFVKRV, translated from the coding sequence ATGACTTTTTCAGAAGAAAATTATTTAAAAGCGATTTACCATCTCACTAGTGCCACGGATGCTGAGGTGAGTACCAACGCTATTGCCGAAATGATGGAAACCAAAGCTTCATCGGTAACGGATATGCTGAGGAAATTAGCCGAAAAAGATTTGGTACATTATAAAAAATACCAAGGTGTTTCTTTGACCGATAAGGGAAAACTAGCCGCCAAAATGATCGTGCGCAAGCACCGTTTGTGGGAAGTTTTTTTAGTGGAAAAACTAGGTTTTGCTTGGGATGAGGTTCACGATATTGCCGAGCAGTTGGAGCACATCAAATCCGAACAACTTATTAATAAACTCGATGATTTTCTGGGCAATCCCACCGAAGATCCCCACGGTGACCCCATTCCAAATGCAAAAGGACAAATCTTGAATATCGAAAAACAATTGCTTTCGGATTTGTTAGAAAATCAAATTGGAGTTTGTGTTGGTGTTAAGGATTCTTCGGCAGATTTTTTGAAATATCTCGACAAACAAGCTATCGCTTTGGGGTCTAAAATAGAAATTCTCTCCAAAGAAAGTTTTGATTTATCGACGAAAATTAAAGTCAACGAAACAGCTGAAATGACAATTTCTAACAAGGTAGCTAATAATCTTTTTGTAAAAAGGGTTTAA
- a CDS encoding tetratricopeptide repeat protein, which produces MKKLFLHIALFFSLVCFSQNEQLAQYYYDKGDFEKAKISFEELLKTQPSNYQYFQKTIDCYQQLQQFDIAEKAIRERLNTYKQGSLLVELGYNFQLQKNEASAKKYYDEAIDRIKKNPNEVYGIANSFEKKVLLDYALKSYQTAIATEPKYNFNYQMALLYGQLGNTEMMILTFLDEAYANPQNSVIIQNQLARFMTEEGDETFNETLRKALITRAQKNQDVFWNEYLSWFYVQQKEFGKAFIQEKAVYRRNPESLSSIINLAQLAIEEDDAEAANEILVFVLENTKDLELLIQAHSYLMEMKIDKAQEKDFAAINTELTALLTQYEISPISLSLQLIQAHFLAFNLKKSEQGKAIIKKALELQLNDYEAAKAKMELADILLYEEKFNQALIYYSQIEENLKNDAVAHEASLKAAKTSYFQGDFVWASKQFKELKSASTQLIANDALEYFLLISDNTVADSTQTALKQFAKGDYLLYQNRNKEATDQFQAILKSFKGSEIEAVTFLRLGKIYEKQGEYNLALSQYQNIIAQHSDGIYIDEALYFSAEIENTKLQQPEKAKPLYEKIIFNHQDSIYFVEARKKYRQLRGDKNL; this is translated from the coding sequence ATGAAAAAACTCTTTCTACATATCGCCCTGTTTTTTTCATTGGTTTGCTTTTCGCAAAACGAGCAATTGGCGCAGTATTATTACGACAAAGGCGATTTCGAGAAAGCCAAAATCAGTTTCGAAGAATTATTAAAAACCCAACCTTCAAACTACCAATATTTTCAGAAAACGATAGATTGTTACCAGCAGTTACAACAATTTGACATTGCCGAAAAAGCCATTCGAGAGCGATTGAATACCTACAAACAAGGCAGTCTTTTGGTCGAATTAGGTTATAATTTCCAGTTGCAAAAGAACGAGGCTTCCGCCAAAAAGTACTACGACGAGGCCATCGACCGAATCAAGAAAAATCCAAACGAGGTGTACGGAATTGCCAACTCTTTCGAAAAAAAAGTGTTGTTGGACTATGCTTTGAAATCCTATCAAACCGCAATAGCAACAGAACCAAAGTACAATTTCAATTATCAAATGGCCTTGCTTTACGGACAATTGGGCAATACCGAAATGATGATTCTCACCTTTTTAGACGAGGCTTATGCCAATCCGCAAAACTCGGTGATTATACAAAATCAGTTGGCTCGTTTTATGACCGAAGAAGGTGATGAAACCTTCAACGAAACCTTGCGAAAAGCTTTAATTACAAGGGCTCAAAAGAATCAGGATGTTTTTTGGAACGAATATTTGAGTTGGTTTTATGTGCAGCAAAAAGAGTTTGGCAAAGCCTTTATTCAGGAAAAAGCAGTTTATAGACGCAATCCGGAATCTTTATCGAGTATCATCAATTTAGCGCAACTCGCTATCGAGGAAGACGATGCCGAAGCAGCCAATGAAATATTGGTATTCGTCTTGGAAAACACCAAAGATTTGGAGTTGCTCATTCAGGCGCATTCCTATTTGATGGAAATGAAAATTGACAAGGCACAGGAAAAAGATTTTGCCGCCATCAATACCGAATTAACCGCATTGTTGACTCAGTATGAAATAAGTCCAATTAGCTTATCTTTGCAACTGATTCAGGCGCATTTCCTGGCTTTTAATTTGAAAAAATCGGAGCAAGGAAAAGCCATAATCAAGAAAGCGCTAGAATTGCAATTGAATGATTATGAAGCGGCTAAGGCCAAAATGGAGTTGGCCGATATTTTGCTTTACGAAGAAAAATTCAATCAGGCATTGATTTATTATTCGCAAATTGAAGAGAATTTAAAGAACGATGCCGTGGCGCACGAAGCAAGTTTGAAAGCTGCCAAAACCAGTTATTTTCAAGGAGATTTTGTGTGGGCTTCGAAACAGTTCAAGGAATTGAAATCGGCGAGCACGCAATTGATTGCCAATGATGCTTTAGAATATTTCCTTTTAATCAGTGACAATACTGTTGCCGATTCGACGCAAACCGCCTTGAAACAATTTGCCAAAGGCGATTATCTCTTGTATCAAAACAGGAATAAAGAAGCGACTGATCAGTTTCAAGCGATTTTAAAAAGCTTCAAAGGGAGCGAGATTGAAGCTGTAACTTTTTTGCGTTTGGGTAAAATTTACGAAAAACAAGGCGAATATAATTTGGCTTTAAGCCAATATCAGAATATAATAGCTCAGCATAGCGACGGAATTTACATAGACGAAGCCTTGTATTTTTCGGCAGAAATTGAGAATACTAAGTTGCAACAACCCGAAAAGGCAAAACCGCTTTACGAGAAAATAATTTTCAATCATCAGGACAGTATCTATTTTGTTGAAGCTCGAAAGAAATACCGACAATTAAGGGGAGATAAGAATCTTTAA
- the serS gene encoding serine--tRNA ligase, whose translation MLQIAFIRENQEKVIQALAKRNMDATAVVEEVVKLDETRRATQVELDNTLAESNKLSKDIGELMKGGEKAKAAILKEKTVLLKEKSKGLAETAETFAAELLEKLYTLPNLPADIVPEGKSADDNLNVFQEGDIPVLHEGAQPHWELVKKYDIIDFELGNKITGAGFPVYKGKGAKLQRALINYFLDKNTASGYNEVQVPHMVNEASAYGTGQLPDKEGQMYHDKTDDLYLIPTAEVPVTNLFRDVILTENELPILTTAYTPCFRREAGSYGAHVRGLNRLHQFDKVEIVRVEHPDKSYEALEGMVEHVKNILQELKLPYRILRLCGGDMGFTSALTYDFEVYSTAQERWLEISSVSNFETFQANRLKLRFKDKDGKNQLAHTLNGSSLALPRVLAGILENYQTAEGIVIPEVLRPYCGFDIID comes from the coding sequence ATGTTACAAATTGCATTTATTAGAGAGAATCAGGAAAAAGTAATCCAAGCTTTGGCAAAAAGAAATATGGATGCCACCGCTGTTGTTGAAGAAGTGGTAAAACTAGACGAAACCCGTCGTGCTACGCAAGTAGAATTAGATAATACTTTAGCCGAATCTAATAAATTGTCCAAAGACATTGGCGAATTGATGAAAGGTGGCGAAAAAGCAAAAGCCGCCATTCTCAAAGAAAAAACCGTTCTCTTAAAAGAAAAAAGCAAAGGATTAGCTGAAACAGCTGAAACTTTTGCTGCCGAGCTTTTAGAAAAACTATACACTTTACCCAATCTTCCCGCCGATATCGTTCCTGAAGGAAAATCTGCCGATGATAATTTGAATGTTTTTCAAGAAGGCGATATTCCAGTTTTGCACGAAGGTGCGCAACCGCATTGGGAATTGGTAAAAAAATATGACATCATCGATTTCGAATTAGGAAATAAAATTACGGGCGCAGGATTTCCGGTTTACAAAGGAAAAGGAGCCAAATTACAACGCGCCTTAATCAATTATTTCTTGGACAAGAATACGGCTTCGGGTTACAATGAAGTGCAAGTGCCACATATGGTCAACGAAGCTTCGGCATACGGAACAGGACAATTGCCAGACAAAGAAGGGCAAATGTACCACGACAAAACCGATGATTTGTACTTGATTCCAACGGCTGAGGTTCCAGTAACGAATTTGTTTCGGGATGTGATTTTGACCGAAAACGAATTGCCGATTTTAACTACAGCTTACACCCCTTGTTTCCGTCGTGAAGCTGGTTCTTATGGCGCTCACGTTCGTGGATTGAACCGTTTGCATCAATTTGACAAAGTCGAAATCGTGCGAGTGGAGCATCCTGATAAATCCTACGAAGCTCTAGAAGGAATGGTTGAACACGTAAAAAATATTTTGCAGGAATTGAAATTACCCTATAGAATTTTGCGTCTTTGTGGTGGCGATATGGGTTTCACCTCGGCTTTGACCTATGATTTTGAAGTGTATTCTACGGCGCAGGAACGTTGGTTGGAAATCAGTTCAGTTTCTAATTTCGAGACTTTTCAAGCCAATCGTTTGAAATTGCGTTTCAAGGACAAAGACGGCAAAAACCAATTGGCACACACCTTAAACGGGAGTTCATTGGCTTTGCCAAGAGTTCTAGCAGGAATTTTAGAAAATTACCAAACTGCGGAAGGTATTGTAATTCCTGAGGTTTTGCGTCCGTATTGCGGGTTTGATATTATTGATTAG
- a CDS encoding CDGSH iron-sulfur domain-containing protein, translated as MSKTKLIINKNGSIKIEGDFEIMDQDGVIYGLEGRTALGLCRCGLSANKPFCDGSHRNNFEADSKAFDLPPMKTK; from the coding sequence ATGAGCAAAACTAAACTTATTATCAATAAAAATGGATCCATAAAAATCGAAGGCGATTTTGAAATAATGGATCAAGATGGCGTTATTTATGGACTAGAAGGTAGAACTGCATTGGGATTGTGTCGTTGTGGGTTGTCAGCCAACAAACCTTTTTGCGATGGTTCACACCGCAATAATTTCGAAGCTGATTCGAAAGCATTTGATTTGCCACCAATGAAAACCAAATAA